The Phosphitispora fastidiosa DNA segment GAATTCTGGAAACGGGAACCTACTTGCCTGATACTATTTTATTAGGTCGAATCTAGTAAATATTATGTTCAATTGAATCCTTTCTATTCAGGAAGATAAAGCCTGTATTCTTTAATGTATTCCTCCACTTTTTCCGGGACAAGATATTTAATAGGCGCCCCACACAGAACTCGCTGGCGAATATCGGTTGAGGAAATAAGGATACCGCCGGTTTGGTGGAAATGAATCCTTTCCCTCTGTGTTTTTGTTAACCTGCTAAGGACCTGGTCTATCTCCTTAAAGGAATACCCCGGCCTTGTTATGGCAATGAATTCACATAATCGGAATACCCGGTCCACATCTTTCCAGGTCAGTATTTCCATGATGGCATCAGCGCCTGTGATGAAAAATATCCGGTCACCTGTGCCTTCACCATGAAGCTCGTTAAGGGTATCAACCGTATAAGTCGGACCGGGGCGGTCTACTTCAATTTTGGAAATATCAAAATAGGGGTTTGACCTGATCGCCAAAGCAGTCATCTCCATACGCCTGGCTGGGCCGGTAATCCCTTTCCTGCTCTTGTGCACCGGGTCGCCGGTCGGAATGAAAATCACTTTTTCCAGACCGAACCTGTGCCTGGAACACTCAGCAATATAAAGATGCCCAAAATGTATCGGGTCAAAGGTTCCACCCATGATA contains these protein-coding regions:
- the nadD gene encoding nicotinate-nucleotide adenylyltransferase; translated protein: MCGMVTADNAIARKIGIMGGTFDPIHFGHLYIAECSRHRFGLEKVIFIPTGDPVHKSRKGITGPARRMEMTALAIRSNPYFDISKIEVDRPGPTYTVDTLNELHGEGTGDRIFFITGADAIMEILTWKDVDRVFRLCEFIAITRPGYSFKEIDQVLSRLTKTQRERIHFHQTGGILISSTDIRQRVLCGAPIKYLVPEKVEEYIKEYRLYLPE